One genomic segment of Clostridium estertheticum subsp. estertheticum includes these proteins:
- a CDS encoding acetyl-CoA carboxylase carboxyltransferase subunit alpha encodes MVTLPFEKNMYELKSKIDELKNLAKDQNMDLDKEIRQMQIKLYNMQKEAYKNLTAWDKVSIARLVERPTALDYINKIFDSFIELHGDRYYGDDASIVGGIAEFNGIPVTVIAQQKGNNTKENIKRNFGMPNPEGYRKALRLMKQAEKFKRPVICFVDTPGAYCGLGAEERGQGEAIARNLMYMSTLKTPIISIVIGEGGSGGALAMAVADEVWMLEHAIYSILSPEGFASILYKDASLAGEAASAMKITAQDLINYEIIDRIIKEPLGGAHTNIDEMSISIKRNLEEAIGRLKCESIESLLTKRYYKFRKIGKIAEY; translated from the coding sequence ATGGTAACTTTACCTTTTGAAAAGAACATGTATGAACTTAAAAGTAAAATAGATGAGCTAAAAAATTTAGCAAAAGATCAAAATATGGATTTAGATAAAGAGATAAGACAGATGCAAATAAAGCTCTATAATATGCAAAAGGAAGCCTATAAAAATTTAACTGCTTGGGATAAAGTAAGTATTGCAAGGCTAGTGGAACGTCCGACTGCTCTTGATTATATAAATAAAATTTTTGATTCATTTATTGAGTTACATGGCGATAGGTATTATGGAGACGATGCTTCAATTGTGGGTGGAATCGCAGAGTTTAATGGTATACCTGTAACTGTTATAGCGCAGCAAAAGGGAAATAACACAAAGGAAAATATAAAGAGAAATTTTGGTATGCCAAATCCAGAAGGATATAGAAAAGCTTTAAGACTTATGAAACAGGCAGAAAAATTTAAAAGACCTGTTATTTGTTTTGTTGATACTCCGGGGGCATATTGTGGATTAGGTGCAGAAGAAAGAGGTCAAGGTGAAGCAATAGCTAGAAATCTTATGTATATGTCAACTTTAAAAACACCAATAATTTCAATAGTCATTGGTGAAGGTGGAAGTGGTGGAGCTTTAGCAATGGCTGTAGCGGATGAAGTTTGGATGCTCGAACATGCAATTTACTCTATTTTATCACCAGAAGGTTTTGCTAGTATATTATATAAAGATGCAAGTCTTGCGGGTGAAGCAGCGAGTGCCATGAAAATAACAGCTCAGGATTTGATAAATTACGAAATAATAGATAGAATTATAAAAGAACCTCTAGGCGGAGCACATACTAATATAGATGAGATGTCAATTAGTATTAAACGCAATTTAGAGGAAGCAATTGGTAGATTAAAATGTGAATCAATAGAATCCCTTCTTACCAAGAGATATTATAAATTTAGAAAAATTGGCAAGATTGCAGAATATTAA
- the accD gene encoding acetyl-CoA carboxylase, carboxyltransferase subunit beta, producing MFEFKRIFKKSKYIEVKNLENEDGDKKPNIPSGMWVKCETCGKILYKKDLESSIMTCDNCRTHFRIGCRERIDYTIDKGTFKEYDEFMISGNPIDFKGYTEKLQTIRDKTLLNEAVITGEGKINGQDTLIAVMDSNFMMGSMGSVVGEKITRVIEKATESKKPIIIFTASGGARMQEGIFSLMQMAKTSAAIARHNESGNLYITVLTDPTTGGVTASFATLGDIILAEPNALIGFAGKRVIEQTLKQQLPEGFQRAEFLLEKGFIDKIVDRKVMKETLAQILKLHL from the coding sequence ATGTTTGAGTTTAAACGTATATTTAAAAAGAGTAAATATATTGAGGTTAAAAATTTAGAAAATGAAGATGGCGATAAAAAACCTAATATCCCTTCAGGAATGTGGGTTAAATGCGAAACCTGTGGTAAAATTCTTTATAAAAAGGATTTGGAGAGTAGCATAATGACCTGTGATAATTGTAGAACCCATTTCAGAATAGGGTGTCGCGAAAGAATAGATTATACCATAGATAAAGGTACTTTTAAAGAATATGATGAATTTATGATATCAGGTAACCCTATAGATTTTAAGGGATATACGGAGAAACTTCAAACTATACGTGATAAAACTTTATTAAACGAAGCAGTAATAACCGGAGAAGGAAAGATAAACGGGCAAGATACGCTAATTGCAGTAATGGATAGTAATTTTATGATGGGAAGTATGGGATCTGTAGTTGGAGAGAAAATTACGAGGGTTATTGAAAAAGCAACAGAGAGTAAAAAACCAATTATTATATTTACAGCATCAGGGGGAGCTAGGATGCAGGAGGGCATATTTTCTCTAATGCAAATGGCTAAAACAAGTGCTGCTATTGCAAGACATAATGAAAGTGGTAATCTTTATATAACTGTTCTTACAGATCCAACCACAGGCGGAGTTACAGCAAGTTTCGCAACTCTTGGAGATATAATCCTCGCAGAGCCTAATGCACTAATAGGTTTCGCAGGAAAAAGAGTTATAGAGCAGACATTAAAGCAGCAATTGCCTGAGGGGTTTCAAAGGGCCGAATTTTTGCTTGAGAAGGGTTTTATAGACAAAATAGTGGATAGAAAAGTTATGAAGGAAACTTTAGCGCAGATATTGAAACTTCATTTATAG
- a CDS encoding acetyl-CoA carboxylase biotin carboxylase subunit: protein MFKKILIANRGEIAVRIIRACNEMGIQTVAVYSEVDKEALHTQMADEAICIGPAKSKDSYLNMQNILSATVLTGAEAIHPGYGFLSENSKFAQMCEECNIKYIGPNSQNIDNMGNKLKAREIMIKAGVPVVPGSDGEIASETDALASAEKIGYPVMIKASAGGGGRGIRVVSKVEDLATAFNTAKTEAETNFGDGTMYMEKFIEEPRHIEFQILADEHGNVIHLNERDCSIQRRNQKVIEEAPGAGMTQELRKQMGEVAIKAAKSINYKNAGTIEFLLDKYGKYYFMEMNTRIQVEHPITEMITGIDLVKSQIIIAAGQVLPYKQEDIKIMGHAIECRINAENPAKNFRPCPGVIKSLHIPGGYGVRVDSAAYQGYKIPPTYDSMIGKLIVHGEDRDEAICKMRRTLGEFIIEGVDTNIDFQFKIVNNKDFIKGKFDTGFIGKEFKNI, encoded by the coding sequence ATGTTTAAGAAGATATTAATTGCTAATAGAGGCGAGATAGCGGTAAGAATAATTCGGGCATGTAATGAAATGGGTATCCAAACTGTTGCAGTATATTCCGAGGTTGATAAGGAAGCTCTTCATACCCAAATGGCAGATGAGGCTATATGTATTGGACCTGCTAAATCTAAGGATAGTTATCTAAATATGCAAAATATATTAAGTGCTACAGTTCTTACAGGTGCGGAAGCGATCCATCCTGGTTATGGATTTTTATCTGAAAATAGTAAATTTGCACAAATGTGTGAGGAATGTAATATAAAATATATAGGCCCTAATTCACAAAATATTGATAACATGGGCAACAAATTAAAGGCAAGAGAAATTATGATAAAAGCAGGAGTGCCTGTTGTTCCTGGATCCGATGGAGAAATTGCATCTGAAACAGATGCTTTAGCATCAGCTGAGAAAATAGGATACCCTGTCATGATCAAGGCTTCAGCTGGAGGCGGGGGAAGAGGTATAAGAGTTGTTAGCAAAGTAGAAGATCTCGCAACTGCATTTAATACTGCAAAAACCGAGGCGGAGACTAATTTTGGTGATGGAACAATGTATATGGAAAAATTCATAGAAGAACCAAGGCATATAGAGTTTCAAATACTCGCAGATGAGCATGGGAATGTGATTCATCTTAATGAGCGAGATTGTTCTATTCAAAGACGTAACCAAAAGGTAATAGAAGAGGCCCCTGGAGCTGGAATGACGCAGGAACTTAGGAAACAGATGGGCGAGGTTGCAATTAAAGCAGCTAAATCTATTAATTATAAAAATGCGGGAACTATAGAATTTTTGCTTGATAAATATGGTAAATACTATTTCATGGAGATGAATACTCGTATACAAGTGGAGCATCCAATAACAGAAATGATTACTGGGATAGATTTGGTTAAATCACAAATAATAATTGCAGCAGGTCAAGTGCTTCCATATAAGCAAGAAGATATAAAAATTATGGGTCATGCTATTGAATGTAGAATAAATGCAGAAAATCCTGCTAAAAATTTCAGACCCTGTCCGGGGGTCATTAAATCACTTCATATTCCTGGTGGATATGGAGTAAGGGTAGACAGCGCAGCGTATCAGGGATATAAAATTCCACCGACTTATGACTCTATGATAGGAAAGCTCATTGTTCACGGAGAAGACAGAGATGAAGCAATATGTAAAATGCGAAGAACTCTTGGTGAATTTATAATAGAAGGAGTCGATACTAATATAGACTTCCAATTTAAGATAGTAAATAATAAAGATTTTATAAAAGGTAAATTTGATACTGGTTTTATTGGTAAAGAATTTAAAAATATTTAA
- the accB gene encoding acetyl-CoA carboxylase biotin carboxyl carrier protein produces the protein MDYKNIQELIKIVSDTQITCFEIETDDIRIRMEKKEAQVVVERVPENVRHIETVTHEPLIKETIEMQQVYTKNKENAVSENAVKTIPDENIFIVKSPIVGTMYTSPSAESKNFVKVGSIVKVGDTLCILEAMKLMNEIESEVNGEVLEVLVSNEDMVEYGQPLFKIIKK, from the coding sequence ATGGATTATAAAAACATTCAAGAATTGATAAAAATCGTTAGTGATACCCAAATTACCTGTTTTGAAATTGAGACAGATGATATTAGAATAAGGATGGAGAAAAAAGAAGCACAGGTGGTAGTAGAAAGAGTTCCTGAAAATGTTAGACATATAGAGACAGTTACTCATGAACCATTAATTAAAGAAACCATAGAAATGCAGCAAGTGTATACAAAAAATAAAGAAAATGCTGTCTCTGAAAATGCAGTGAAGACAATACCTGATGAAAACATATTTATAGTTAAATCACCTATTGTTGGAACTATGTATACCTCTCCAAGTGCCGAATCAAAGAATTTTGTAAAAGTTGGATCTATTGTTAAAGTAGGAGATACACTTTGTATACTAGAGGCTATGAAACTTATGAATGAAATTGAAAGCGAAGTAAATGGGGAAGTTTTAGAAGTATTAGTTTCTAATGAAGATATGGTAGAGTACGGTCAACCATTATTTAAAATAATTAAGAAATAG
- the fabK gene encoding enoyl-[acyl-carrier-protein] reductase FabK: MFNSVFFKDLGVKCPIIQGGMAWVSDSSLASAVSNAGGLGIIAAANAPTDYIRAEIKKTKQLTDKPFGVNIMLLSDNAEEIAHLVCEEGVKVVTTGAGNPGKYMTLWKSHGIKVIPVVASVAMAKRMERAGADAVIAEGCESGGHIGELTTMSLVPQVVDGVSIPVIAAGGIGDGRGVAAAFMLGVQGVQVGTRFLVANECTIHENYKKKILAAKDIDSVVTGRSTGHPIRVLKNKLSRQFQKLEKENASVKALKELGRGCLPKAAKEGDIDMGSVMAGQIAGLIKKEQCCKEIIEEMFKEAENTIVKFK; this comes from the coding sequence ATGTTTAATTCTGTATTTTTTAAAGACTTAGGTGTTAAATGTCCAATAATACAAGGTGGAATGGCTTGGGTTTCGGATAGTAGTTTAGCATCTGCGGTGTCTAATGCAGGTGGCCTAGGTATTATAGCCGCAGCCAATGCACCAACTGATTATATAAGGGCTGAAATTAAAAAAACAAAGCAATTAACAGACAAACCTTTTGGTGTGAATATAATGCTTTTAAGTGATAATGCAGAAGAAATCGCACATCTTGTATGTGAAGAAGGTGTTAAAGTCGTTACTACAGGCGCTGGAAACCCAGGTAAATACATGACTCTTTGGAAGTCACACGGAATTAAAGTAATACCAGTGGTGGCTTCTGTAGCCATGGCTAAGCGTATGGAAAGAGCAGGAGCAGATGCGGTTATTGCAGAAGGTTGCGAATCTGGAGGACATATTGGTGAGCTTACAACCATGTCGCTCGTCCCTCAAGTTGTTGATGGGGTTAGTATACCAGTAATTGCAGCAGGTGGCATAGGTGACGGTCGTGGTGTCGCAGCAGCTTTTATGCTAGGAGTACAGGGAGTTCAGGTAGGAACACGATTTTTAGTAGCAAATGAATGTACAATACACGAAAACTACAAAAAAAAGATATTAGCCGCAAAGGATATAGATTCAGTGGTTACAGGAAGATCTACAGGGCACCCTATTAGAGTTTTAAAAAATAAGTTATCAAGACAATTTCAAAAGCTTGAAAAAGAAAATGCATCTGTAAAGGCTTTAAAGGAACTCGGAAGAGGATGTTTACCAAAAGCTGCAAAAGAGGGTGATATAGATATGGGATCTGTTATGGCGGGACAAATCGCAGGTCTAATAAAGAAAGAACAATGTTGCAAGGAAATTATAGAAGAAATGTTTAAAGAGGCAGAAAATACGATTGTTAAATTCAAATAA
- the acpP gene encoding acyl carrier protein yields the protein MVFEKVKSVIVEQLGIDEADVKMEAKLTDDLGVDSLEIFEIVMSLEEAFEIEIPNEDIENIKDIKGIVRYIEGKLK from the coding sequence ATGGTATTTGAAAAAGTTAAAAGTGTAATAGTTGAACAATTGGGAATAGATGAGGCTGATGTTAAAATGGAGGCAAAACTCACAGATGATTTAGGTGTAGATTCTCTTGAAATATTTGAAATCGTAATGTCACTTGAAGAAGCCTTTGAAATTGAAATACCAAATGAGGATATAGAAAATATTAAAGATATTAAGGGAATCGTTAGATATATAGAAGGAAAATTAAAATAA
- a CDS encoding thioesterase II family protein, translating to MILFCLPYAGGSETIYYKWKFFLDPSIELVRLALKGRGKRYSENFYKNIDEAVDDIFENIKDRIADEDYAIYGHSMGSLLAYELYYKISRFKLRKPMHIFLSGYKPPSIIKKSENIYALSDNDFIQKLRELGGTPVELLNNQVLLQIFLPIIRSDFEMLESYKYVKRENKIKCDVSILNGKQDSISLKEILAWKNHVCSGLYIYNFDGNHFYLNSNVENITDIINDTLENKTHNKVYIHK from the coding sequence ATGATATTATTTTGTTTACCATATGCAGGCGGATCAGAAACAATATATTATAAATGGAAGTTTTTTTTAGATCCATCTATTGAATTAGTTCGATTGGCGCTAAAAGGGAGGGGGAAAAGATATAGTGAGAATTTTTATAAAAATATAGATGAAGCAGTTGATGATATATTTGAGAATATTAAAGATAGAATAGCCGATGAGGATTATGCTATTTATGGACATAGCATGGGAAGTCTTTTGGCATATGAGCTATATTATAAAATAAGCAGGTTTAAGCTTAGAAAACCAATGCATATATTTCTTTCTGGATATAAACCACCAAGTATTATAAAAAAATCAGAGAATATATATGCATTATCGGACAATGATTTCATCCAAAAACTAAGGGAGCTTGGTGGAACACCAGTAGAACTACTAAATAATCAAGTATTACTTCAGATATTTTTGCCTATAATTCGGAGTGATTTTGAGATGTTAGAATCATATAAATATGTAAAAAGAGAAAACAAGATTAAATGCGATGTTTCAATCCTGAATGGCAAGCAAGATTCTATTAGTTTAAAAGAAATATTAGCTTGGAAAAATCATGTTTGTAGTGGATTATATATATATAACTTTGATGGAAATCATTTTTATTTAAATAGCAATGTTGAAAATATAACTGATATTATAAATGATACTTTAGAAAATAAAACTCACAATAAAGTATATATTCACAAATAG
- a CDS encoding 4'-phosphopantetheinyl transferase family protein codes for MEIYAVEVLSITQENLDNLCLLISEEKRCKIKKFVNKEDKIRSLVGEILIRSIVVKELNIANEYITFHKNKYGKPCFKGYPTIKFNISHSGNFVICAIDDKPIGIDIEEIKHIEYESIAKNFFTKSELDYIIRQNPDRKLSKFYEIWTLKESYIKCCGQGLTRSLKSFSIDIDKCHNIKVIPDEYNEYEFKTFDTMPGYKVAVCSVSKQISNNVIMINQNSLINNYSKFNQK; via the coding sequence ATGGAAATTTATGCTGTTGAAGTTTTAAGTATTACCCAAGAAAATTTAGATAATCTATGTTTATTAATTAGTGAAGAGAAACGATGTAAAATTAAAAAATTCGTTAATAAGGAAGATAAAATTAGAAGCCTAGTTGGTGAAATATTGATAAGATCTATAGTTGTTAAAGAACTAAATATTGCAAATGAATATATAACATTCCATAAAAATAAATATGGAAAGCCATGTTTTAAAGGATATCCAACAATCAAATTCAACATATCACATTCTGGAAATTTTGTAATATGTGCAATTGATGATAAACCTATTGGTATTGACATTGAAGAAATAAAACATATTGAATATGAGAGCATAGCTAAAAATTTTTTCACTAAAAGTGAATTAGACTATATTATTAGACAGAATCCAGATAGAAAACTAAGCAAATTTTATGAAATATGGACACTTAAAGAAAGCTATATAAAATGCTGTGGTCAAGGGCTAACAAGATCATTAAAATCATTTTCTATTGATATAGACAAGTGTCATAATATTAAAGTAATTCCTGACGAATATAATGAATATGAATTTAAAACATTTGACACAATGCCCGGTTACAAAGTAGCTGTGTGTTCGGTAAGTAAACAGATTTCAAATAATGTAATAATGATAAATCAGAATAGTTTAATTAATAATTATTCAAAGTTTAATCAAAAATAG
- a CDS encoding FMN-binding protein, translating into MLNLKKIILGAICVVVFTGAIFGVKYLISIQKYKEIIKEIKISSVDLSKVSNGTYTGSCDALAVAATVSVTVKDNKIVKITILKHKNEKGKPAEIITGKVIKAQSLQVDTVTGATNSSKVILKSIENALNSGKS; encoded by the coding sequence ATGCTGAATTTAAAAAAAATTATTTTAGGTGCAATTTGTGTTGTTGTGTTTACCGGTGCAATTTTTGGTGTAAAGTATTTAATTTCTATTCAGAAGTATAAGGAAATAATTAAGGAAATCAAAATTAGTTCTGTAGATTTATCAAAAGTTTCTAACGGAACATATACAGGATCTTGTGATGCTTTAGCTGTGGCAGCTACTGTTTCAGTTACAGTCAAGGATAACAAAATTGTTAAGATAACTATACTAAAACATAAGAATGAAAAAGGAAAACCAGCAGAAATTATTACAGGAAAGGTAATAAAGGCTCAAAGCTTGCAAGTAGACACTGTTACAGGAGCAACAAACAGCAGTAAGGTAATTCTAAAATCCATTGAAAATGCATTAAACTCCGGTAAATCATAA